The following proteins come from a genomic window of Balearica regulorum gibbericeps isolate bBalReg1 chromosome 19, bBalReg1.pri, whole genome shotgun sequence:
- the DHX33 gene encoding ATP-dependent RNA helicase DHX33, with protein sequence MRPWRRAGRQRFQRRHRGLRRGGGAMVRGGRAMPQGGWEPPAKRPKPAFAPRVAMLPAVPGPRRHTPPADSQRRGLPIFQARGPLLSQLRGLDSAIVIGETGSGKTTQIPQYLYEAGIGRQGIIAVTQPRRVAAISLATRVSDEKKTELGKLVGYTVRFDDLTSDETRIKFLTDGMLLREAIGDPMLRKYSVVILDEAHERTIHTDVLFGVVKAAQKKRKELGKLPLKVIIMSATMDVDQFSQYFNGAPVLYLEGRQHPIQIFYTKQPQSDYLQAALVTVFQIHQEAPPSQDILVFLTGQEEIEAMTKTCRDIAKHLPDGCPQMVVMPLYASLPYSQQLRVFQAAPKRCRKVILSTNIAETSITIAGIKYVVDTGMVKAKKYSPETGLEVLAVQRVSKAQAWQRTGRAGREDSGICYRLYTEKEFEKFDKMTIPEIQRCNLASVMLQLLALRIPNVLTFDFMSKPSPDAIQGAIEQLDLLGAVERKEDQLVLSPLGRKMAAFPLEPKLSKTILVSPKFHCTEEILTIVSLLSVDSILYSPPARRDEVQSVRKKFISSEGDHLTLLRVYRAFKNVSGNKEWCKENFVNSRNMMLVSDVRAQLRDICVKLSMPIESSRSDTGNIRRCLAHSLFMNAAELQPDGTYSTVDSHQLVAIHPSSVLFHCKPACVVYNGLLHTNKCYMRDLCVVDADWLYDAAPEYFRRKLRTAKN encoded by the exons ATGAGGCCATGGCGCCGCGCGGGCCGGCAGCGGTTCCAGCGGCGACACAGGGGCCTGAGACGCGGCGGCGGGGCGATGGTGCGCGGCGGCAGGGCCATGCCGCAGGGCGGCTGGGAGCCCCCGGCCAAGCGGCCGAAGCCGGCGTTCGCCCCCCGCGTCGCCATGCTGCCCGCCGTGCCCGGCCCGCGCCGCCACACGCCGCCCGCCGACTCGCAGCGCCGCGGCCTGCCCATCTTCCAGGCGCGGGGGCCGCTGCTGAGCCAGCTCCGCGGCCTGGACAGCGCCATCGTCATCG GAGAAACGGGCTCAGGGAAGACGACTCAGATCCCGCAGTACCTGTACGAAGCAGGAATTGGCCGCCAAGGCATCATTGCTGTGACCCAGCCTCGCAGAGTAGCAGCTATATCTTTAGCTACCAGAGTCTCAGATGAGAAGAAGACAGAGCTAGGGAAACTG GTTGGCTATACTGTACGCTTCGACGATCTTACATCTGATGAGACTAGAATCAAGTTTTTAACAGATGGCATGCTGCTTCGCGAAGCTATTGGGGACCCAATGCTGCGGAAGTACAGTGTTGTCATCCTGGATGAGGCCCACGAGAGGACGATCCATACCGATGTACTCTTTGGAGTGGTGAAAGCTGCACAAAAGAAACGAAAGGAACTGGGCAAACTGCCACTGAAA GTGATCATCATGTCAGCAACAATGGATGTTGACCAGTTCTCCCAGTACTTCAACGGAGCTCCTGTTCTCTATTTAGAAGGCAGGCAGCATCCCATTCAGATCTTTTACACCAAACAGCCTCAGAGTGATTACCTCCAAGCAGCACTGGTGACAGTCTTCCAAATCCACCAG GAAGCACCCCCTTCTCAGGACATCTTGGTGTTTCTGACTGGTCAGGAAGAAATTGAAGCAATGACCAAAACTTGTCGGGACATTGCCAAGCATCTCCCTGATGGCTGCCCACAGATGGTGGTGATGCCGCTTTATGCTTCCCTGCCCTATTCTCAACAGCTCCGCGTTTTTCAGGCTGCCCCCAAG CGTTGTCGCAAAGTGATCCTCTCCACCAACATCGCAGAAACCTCCATCACCATTGCGGGAATAAAATATGTTGTGGACACAGGCATGGTCAAAGCAAAGAAGTACAGCCCTG AAACTGGTCTGGAAGTGTTGGCAGTCCAGCGGGTGTCAAAGGCCCAGGCTTGGCAACGAACGGGGAGAGCAGGGCGAGAGGACAGTGGGATCTGTTACCGGCTCTACACAGAGAAGGAGTTTGAGAAGTTTGACAAAATGACGATACCCGAGATacagag GTGTAACCTGGCCAGTGTGATGCTTCAGCTCCTGGCCCTGAGAATTCCCAATGTGCTCACCTTTGACTTCATGTCCAAGCCATCTCCTG ATGCTATTCAAGGAGCAATTGAGCAGCTGGACCTCCTGGGAGCTGTGGAACGAAAAGAAGATCAGCTTGTCCTATCCCCTCTGGGAAGGAAGATGGCAGCCTTTCCACTGGAACCAAAGTTGTCTAAA ACCATCCTCGTGTCCCCCAAGTTCCACTGCACAGAAGAGATCCTGACCATCGTGTCGCTGTTATCAGTGGACAGTATCCTCTACAGTCCCCCCGCCCGGCGAGATGAAGTGCAATCCGTCAGGAAGAAATTCATCTCCAGTGAGGGGGATCATCTTACCCTGCTCAGAGTGTACAGGGCCTTCAAAAATGTCAGCGGCAACAAG gaatggTGCAAAGAGAACTTTGTCAACAGCAGGAACATGATGCTTGTATCAGATGTCAGAGCTCAGCTCAGGGACATTTGTGTAAAG CTATCGATGCCAATCGAGTCCTCCCGCTCGGACACGGGAAACATCCGCCGCTGCCTGGCTCACAGCCTCTTCATGAACGCCGCGGAGCTGCAGCCGGATGGCACCTACAGCACCGTGGACTCTCACCAGTTGGTGGCCATCCACCCCTCCTCTGTGCTCTTCCACTGCAAGCCCGCCTGTGTGGTTTACAATGGGCTGCTTCACACCAACAAGTGCTACATGCGGGACCTGTGCGTGGTGGATGCGGACTGGCTGTACGATGCAGCACCTGAGTATTTCCGCAGGAAGCTCCGAACGGCCAAGAACTGA
- the DERL2 gene encoding derlin-2, translating to MAYQTFRQEYLQVPPVTRAYTTACVLTTAAVQLELITPFQLYFNPELIFKNFQVWRLITNYLFFGPVGFNFLFNMIFLYRYCRMLEEGSFRGRTADFVFMFLFGGLLMTLFGLFVNLVFLGQAFTIMLVYVWSRRNPYVRMNFFGLLIFQAPFLPWVLMGFSLLLGNSIIVDLLGIAVGHIYFFLEDVFPTQPGGGRLLRTPSVLKAIFDTPEDDPNYNPLPEDRPGGFPWGEGQRLGG from the exons ATGGCGTACCAGACCTTCCGGCAGGAGTACCTGCAGGTGCCGCCCGTTACGCGGGCCTACACCACGGCCTGCGTCCTCACCACCGCCGCCGTG caaTTAGAACTAATCACACCCTTTCAGCTGTATTTCAACcctgaattaatatttaaaaacttcCAA gTATGGAGGTTAATCACAAACTACTTATTCTTTGGACCAGTtggctttaattttttatttaacatgatCTTTTT ATATCGTTACTGCCGAATGCTTGAAGAAGGATCTTTTCGGGGTCGGACGGCAGACTTTGTATTTATGTTCCTTTTTGGAGGACTTTTAATGact CTTTTTGGCCTGTTTGTGAACTTGGTTTTCTTGGGTCAGGCATTCACAATAATGCTCGTGTACGTATGGAGCCGCAGGAATCCCTATGTCCGCATGAACTTTTTTGGTCTTCTTATTTTTCAAGCCCCATTTCTACCCTGGGTATTGATGGGCTTTTCGCTACTTTTGGGAAACTCCATCATTGTGGATCTCCTCG GCATTGCTGTTgggcatatatattttttcttagagGATGTCTTTCCTACTCAGCCTGGTGGTGGAAGGCTTCTGAGAACGCCATCTGTCCT gaAAGCAATATTTGATACACCGGAAGATGATCCTAATTACAATCCCTTGCCAGAAGACCGACCGGGAGGATTTCCATGGGGAGAAGGTCAGCGCCTTGGCGGCTAA
- the MIS12 gene encoding protein MIS12 homolog: MSVNPMAYEAQFFGFTPQTCMLRVYIAFQDYLFEMMLVVESVILKKLDGFPNCKISPFQIRKSTETFLLFMKEHFDKLFSKMEEVLLQLVLNIPKNVLLPEDKVHEQYPYSKEEFQALQDEINQLQQQYRAEASAGQALRAELEEQKAVRAELEKILQWFDGLENICREHGTGNLKESFAFLTQNCKKLQDVLKDVEEKSKKIKKRDQLL, translated from the coding sequence ATGTCGGTCAATCCCATGGCCTACGAAGCGCAGTTCTTTGGCTTCACTCCCCAGACATGTATGCTGCGCGTCTACATCGCGTTCCAGGACTACCTCTTCGAAATGATGCTGGTGGTAGAGAGCGTAATCCTGAAGAAGCTGGATGGGTTTCCCAACTGTAAAATCAGCCCCTTCCAAATCCGGAAAAGCACCGAgacatttcttctcttcatgAAGGAACACTTTGATAAACTCTTCAGTAAAATGGAAGAAGTGCTACTGCAGCTGGTGTTGAACATCCCTAAGAACGTGCTCCTTCCCGAGGACAAGGTCCATGAGCAGTACCCCTACAGCAAAGAGGAGTTCCAGGCGCTGCAGGATGAGATCaatcagctgcagcagcagtacaGGGCCGAGGCGTCTGCTGGGCAGGCACTGCGAGCAGAACTGGAAGAACAGAAGGCTGTTCGGGCTGAGCTTGAGAAGATTTTGCAATGGTTTGATGGACTCGAGAATATCTGTAGGGAGCACGGGACCGGCAACTTGAaagaaagctttgctttcttgACGCAGAACTGTAAGAAACTGCAAGATGTGCTGAAAGATgttgaagagaaaagcaaaaaaataaagaagcgTGATCAGTTATTGTAA